In one Macaca nemestrina isolate mMacNem1 chromosome 2, mMacNem.hap1, whole genome shotgun sequence genomic region, the following are encoded:
- the LOC105480383 gene encoding tyrosine-protein phosphatase non-receptor type 23 isoform X2 — translation MGSGQEAAVPVTWTEIFSGKSVAHEDIKYEQACILYNLGALHSMLGAMDKRVSEEGMKVSCTHFQCAAGAFAYLREHFPQAYSVDMSRQILTLNVNLMLGQAQECLLEKSMLDNRKSFLVARISAQVVDYYKEACRALENPDTASLLGRIQKDWKKLVQMKIYYFAAVAHLHMGKQAEEQQKFGERVAYFQSALDKLNEAIKLAKGQPDTVQDALRFTMDVIGGKFNSAKKDNDFIYHEAVPALDTLQPVKGAPLVKPLPVNPTDPAVTGPDIFAKLVPMAAHEASSLYSEEKAKLLREMMAKIEDKNEVLDQFMDSMQLDPETVDNLDAYSHIPPQLMEKCAALSVRPDTVRNLVQSMQVLSGVFTDVEASLKDIRDLLEEDELLEQKFQEAVGQTGATSVPSKAELAEVRREWAKYMEVHEKASFTNSELHRAMNLHVGNLRLLSGPLDQVRAALPTPALTPEDKAVLQNLKRILAKVQEMRDQRVSLEQQLRELIQKDDITASLVTTDHSEMKKLFEEQLKKYDQLKVYLEQNLAAQDRVLRALTEANVQYAAVRRVLSDLDQKWNSTLQTLVASYEAYEDLMKKSQEGRDFYADLESKVAALLERTQSTCQAREAARQQLLDRELKKKPPPRPTAPKPLLPRREESEAMEAGDPPEELRSLPPDMVAGPRLPDTFLGTATPLHFPPSPFPSSTGPGPHYLSGPLPPGTYSGPTQLIQPRAPGPTAMPVAPGPALYPAPAYTPELGLVPRSSPQHGVVSSPYVGVGPAPPVAGLPSAPPPQFSSPELTMVVRPATTTVDSIQAPIPSHTAPRPNPTTAPPQPRFPVPPPQSLPTPYTYPVGTKQPVPAQHHFSPGIPAGFPAPRIGPQPQPHPSRAFGPQPPQQPLPLQHPHLFPPQAPGLLPPQSPYSYAPQPGVLGQPPTPLHTQLYPGPAQDPLPAHSGALPFPSPGPPQPPHPPLAYGPAPSARPVGPQAAPLTIRGPSPAGQPTPSPHLVPSPAPSPGPGSVPPRPPAAEPPPCLRRGAAAADLLSSSPESQHGSTQPPGGGQPLLQPTKVDAAEGRRPQALRLIERDPYEHPERLRQLQQELEAFRGQLGDVGALDTVWRELQDAQEHDARGRSIAIARCYSLKNRHQDVMPYDSNRVVLRSGKDDYINASCVEGLSPYCPPLVATQAPLPGTAADFWLMVHEQKVSVIVMLVSEAEMEKQKVARYFPTERGQPMVHGALSLALSSVRSTETHVERVLSLQFRDQSLKRSLVHLHFPTWPELGLPDSPSNLLHFIQEVHAHYLHQRPLHTPIVVHCSSGVGRTGAFALLYAAVQEVEAGNGIPELPQLVRRMRQQRKHMLQEKLHLRFCYEAVVRHVEQVLQRHGVPPPCKPLASASISQKNHLPQDSQDLVLGGDVPISSIQATIAKLSIRPPGGLESPVASLPGPAEPPGLPPASLPESTPIPSSSPPPLSSPLPEAPQPKEEPPVPEAPSSGPPSSSLELLASLTPEAFSLDSSLRGKQRMSKQNFLQAHNGQGLRATQPSDDPLSLLDPLWTLNKT, via the exons ATGGGCTCGGGCCAGGAGGCCGCTGTCCCTGTCACCTG GACAGAGATCTTCTCAGGCAAGTCTGTGGCCCATGAGGACATCAAGTACGAGCAGGCCTGTATTCTCTACAACCTTG gagcactgcactccatgctgggGGCCATGGACAAGCGGGTGTCTGAGGAG GGCATGAAGGTCTCCTGTACCCACTTCCAGTGCGCAGCCGGCGCCTTCGCCTACCTGCGGGAGCACTTCCCTCAAGCCTACAGCGTCGACATGAGCCGCCAGATCCTTACTCTCAACGTCAACCTCATGCTG GGCCAGGCTCAGGAGTGCCTCCTGGAGAAGTCGATGTTGGACAACAGGAAGAGCTTTCTGGTGGCCCGCATCAGTGCACAG GTAGTAGATTACTACAAGGAGGCATGCCGGGCTTTGGAGAACCCCGACACTGCCTCACTGCTGGGCCGGATCCAGAAGGACTGGAAGAAGCTTGTGCAGATGAAGATCTACTACTTTGCAGCCGTGGCTCAT CTGCACATGGGAAAGCAGGCCGAGGAGCAGCAGAAGTTTGGGGAGCGG GTTGCGTACTTCCAGAGCGCCCTGGACAAGCTCAATGAAGCCATCAAGTTGGCCAAG GGCCAGCCTGACACGGTGCAAGACGCGCTTCGTTTCACTATGGATGTCATTGGGGGAAA GTTCAATTCTGCCAAGAAGGACAACGACTTCATCTACCATGAGGCTGTCCCAGCATTAGACACCCTTCAGCCTGTAAAAG GAGCCCCATTAGTGAAGCCCTTGCCAGTGAACCCCACAGACCCAGCTGTTACAGGCCCTGACATCTTTGCCAAACTGGTACCCATGGCTGCCCACGAGGCCTCGTCACTCTACAG TGAGGAGAAGGCCAAGCTGCTCCGGGAGATGATGGCCAAGATTGAGGACAAGAATGAGGTCCTGGA CCAATTCATGGATTCAATGCAGTTGGATCCCGAGACCGTGGACAACCTTGATGCCTACAGCCACATCCCACCCCAGCTCATGGAGAAATGTGCGGCCCTCAGCGTCCGGCCCGACACTGTCAGGAACCTTGTCCAGTCCATGCAAG TGCTGTCAGGTGTGTTCACGGATGTGGAGGCTTCCCTGAAGGACATCAGAGACCTGCTGGAGGAGGATGAGCTGCTAGAGCAGAAGTTTCAGGAGGCGGTGGGCCAGACGGGGGCCACCTCCGTCCCCTCCAAGGCTGAGCTGGCAGAGGTGAGGCGAGAATGGGCCAAGTACATGGAAGTCCACGAGAAGGCCTCCTTTACCAACAGTGAGCTGCACCGTGCCATGAACCTGCACGTCGGCAACCTGCGCCTGCTCAGCGGGCCACTTGACCAGGTCCGGGCTGCCCTGCCCACACCGGCCCTCACCCCAG AGGACAAGGCTGTGCTGCAGAACCTAAAGCGCATCCTGGCCAAGGTGCAGGAGATGCGGGACCAGCGTGTGTCCCTGGAGCAGCAGCTGCGTGAGCTTATCCAGAAAGATGACATCACTGCCTCACTGGTCACCACAGACCACTCAGAGATGAAG AAGCTGTTCGAGGAGCAGCTGAAAAAGTACGACCAGCTGAAGGTATACCTGGAGCAGAACCTGGCCGCCCAGGACCGTGTCCTCCGCGCACTGACAGAGGCCAACGTGCAGTACGCAGCCGTGCGGCGGGTACTCAGTGACCTGGACCAAAA GTGGAACTCCACGCTGCAGACCCTGGTGGCCTCGTATGAAGCCTATGAGGACCTGATGAAGAAGTCACAGGAGGGCAGGGACTTCTACGCAGACCTGGAGAGCAAGGTGGCTGCTCTGCTGGAGCGCACGCAGTCCACCTGCCAGGCCCGCGAGGCTGCCCGCCAGCAGCTCTTGGACAG GGAGCTGAAGAAGAAGCCGCCGCCACGGCCCACAGCCCCAAAGCCACTGCTGCCCCGCAGGGAGGAGAGTGAGGCAATGGAAGCAGGAGACCCCCCCGAGGAGCTGCGCAGCCTTCCCCCTGACATGGTGGCTGGCCCACGACTGCCCGACACCTTCCTGGGAACTGCCACCCCACTCCACTTTCCTCCCAGCCCCTTCCCCAGCTCCACAGGCCCAGGACCCCACTATCTCTCAGGCCCCTTGCCCCCTGGTACCTACTCAGGCCCCACCCAGCTGATACAGCCCAGGGCCCCAGGGCCCACTGCAATGCCCGTAGCACCTGGACCTGCCCTCTACCCAGCCCCTGCCTACACACCGGAGCTGGGCCTTGTGCCCCGATCCTCCCCCCAGCATGGCGTGGTGAGCAGTCCCTATGTGGGGGTAGGGCCGGCCCCACCAGTTGCAGGTCTGCCCTCCGCCCCACCTCCTCAATTCTCAAGCCCCGAGCTGACCATGGTGGTTCGGCCAGCCACCACCACAGTAGATAGCATCCAGGCGCCCATCCCCAGCCACACAGCCCCACGGCCAAACCCCACGACTGCTCCTCCCCAGCCCCGCTTCCCGGTGCCCCCACCACAGTCACTGCCCACACCTTACACCTACCCCGTAGGGACCAAGCAACCCGTCCCAGCCCAGCACCACTTCTCTCCTGGGATCCCTGCAGGTTTTCCAGCCCCGAGGATtgggccccagccccagccccatcctTCACGAGCATTTGGGCCTCAACCCCCACAGCAGCCCCTTCCACTCCAGCATCCGCACCTCTTCCCACCCCAGGCCCCAGGACTCCTACCCCCACAGTCCCCCTACTCCTATGCCCCTCAGCCTGGGGTTCTGGGGCAGCCGCCAACCCCCCTGCACACCCAGCTCTACCCAGGTCCTGCTCAAGACCCTCTGCCAGCCCACTCAGGGGCTCTGCCTTTCCCCAGCCCTGggccccctcagcctccccatcccCCCCTGGCATATGGTCCTGCCCCTTCTGCCAGACCCGTGGGCCCCCAGGCAGCCCCTCTTACCATCCGAGGGCCCTCGCCTGCTGGCCAGCCCACCCCCAGTCCCCACCTGGTGCCTTCACCTGCTCCATCTCCAGGGCCCGGTTCTGTGCCCCCTCGGCCCCCAGCAGCAGAACCACCCCCTTGCCTGCGCCGAGGCGCTGCAGCTGCAGACCTGCTCTCCTCCAGCCCGGAGAGCCAGCATGGCAGCACTCAGCCTCCTGGGGGTGGGCAGCCCCTGCTGCAGCCCACCAAGGTGGACGCAGCTGAGGGCCGTCGGCCGCAGGCCCTGCGGCTGATTGAGCGGGACCCCTATGAGCATCCTGAGAGGCTGCGGCAGTTGCAGCAGGAGCTGGAGGCCTTTCGGGGCCAGCTGGGGGATGTGGGGGCTCTGGACACTGTCTGGCGGGAACTGCAAGATGCGCAGGAACATGATGCCCGAGGCCGTTCCATCGCCATCGCCCGCTGCTACTCACTGAAAAACCGGCACCAGGATGTCATGCCGTACGACAGTAACCGTGTGGTACTGCGCTCAGGCAAGGATGACTACATCAATGCCAGCTGCGTGGAGGGGCTCTCCCCATACTGCCCGCCGCTAGTGGCCACCCAGGCCCCACTGCCCGGCACAGCTGCTGACTTCTGGCTCATGGTCCATGAGCAGAAAGTGTCAGTCATTGTCATGCTGGTTtctgaggctgagatggagaaG CAAAAAGTGGCACGCTACTTCCCCACCGAGAGGGGCCAGCCCATGGTGCACGGTGCCCTGAGCCTGGCATTGAGCAGCGTCCGCAGCACTGAAACGCATGTGGAACGTGTGCTGAGCCTGCAGTTCCGAGACCAGAGCCTCAAGCGCTCTCTCGTGCACCTCCACTTCCCCACTTGGCCTGAGTT AGGCCTGCCCGACAGCCCCAGCAACTTGCTGCACTTCATCCAGGAGGTGCACGCACATTACCTGCATCAGCGGCCGCTGCACACGCCCATCGTTGTGCATTGCAG CTCTGGTGTGGGCCGCACGGGAGCCTTTGCGCTGCTCTACGCAGCTgtgcaggaggtggaggctgggaaTGGAATCCCTGAGCTGCCTCAACTGGTGCGACGCATGCGGCAGCAGAGGAAGCACATGCTGCAGGAGAAG CTGCACCTCAGGTTCTGCTATGAGGCAGTGGTGAGACACGTGGAGCAGGTCCTGCAGCGCCATGGTGTGCCCCCTCCATGCAAACCCTTGGCCAGCGCAAGCATCAGCCAGAAG AACCACCTTCCTCAGGACTCCCAGGACCTGGTCCTCGGTGGGGATGTGCCCATCAGCTCCATCCAGGCCACCATTGCCAAGCTCAGCATCCGGCCTCCTGGGGGATTGGAGTCCCCAGTTGCCAGCTTGCCAGGCCCTGCAGAGCCCCCAGGCCTCCCGCCAGCCAGCCTCCCAGAGTCTACCCCAATCCCATCTTCCTCCCCGCCCCCCCTTTCCTCCCCGCTGCCTGAGGCTCCCCAGCCTAAGGAGGAGCCGCCAGTGCCTGAAGCCCCCAGCTCGGggcccccctcctcctccctggagCTGCTGGCCTCCTTGACCCCAGAGGCCTTCTCCCTGGATAGCTCCCTGCGGGGCAAGCAGCGGATGAGCAAGCAGAACTTTCTGCAGGCCCATAACGGGCAAGGGCTACGGGCCACCCAGCCCTCTGACGACCCCCTCAGCCTTCTGGATCCACTGTGGACACTCAACAAGACCTGA
- the LOC105480383 gene encoding tyrosine-protein phosphatase non-receptor type 23 isoform X1, producing MEAVPRMPMIWLDLKEAGDFHFQPAVKKFVLKNYGENPEAYNEELKKLELLRQNAVRVPRDFEGCSVLRKYLGQLHYLQSRVPMGSGQEAAVPVTWTEIFSGKSVAHEDIKYEQACILYNLGALHSMLGAMDKRVSEEGMKVSCTHFQCAAGAFAYLREHFPQAYSVDMSRQILTLNVNLMLGQAQECLLEKSMLDNRKSFLVARISAQVVDYYKEACRALENPDTASLLGRIQKDWKKLVQMKIYYFAAVAHLHMGKQAEEQQKFGERVAYFQSALDKLNEAIKLAKGQPDTVQDALRFTMDVIGGKFNSAKKDNDFIYHEAVPALDTLQPVKGAPLVKPLPVNPTDPAVTGPDIFAKLVPMAAHEASSLYSEEKAKLLREMMAKIEDKNEVLDQFMDSMQLDPETVDNLDAYSHIPPQLMEKCAALSVRPDTVRNLVQSMQVLSGVFTDVEASLKDIRDLLEEDELLEQKFQEAVGQTGATSVPSKAELAEVRREWAKYMEVHEKASFTNSELHRAMNLHVGNLRLLSGPLDQVRAALPTPALTPEDKAVLQNLKRILAKVQEMRDQRVSLEQQLRELIQKDDITASLVTTDHSEMKKLFEEQLKKYDQLKVYLEQNLAAQDRVLRALTEANVQYAAVRRVLSDLDQKWNSTLQTLVASYEAYEDLMKKSQEGRDFYADLESKVAALLERTQSTCQAREAARQQLLDRELKKKPPPRPTAPKPLLPRREESEAMEAGDPPEELRSLPPDMVAGPRLPDTFLGTATPLHFPPSPFPSSTGPGPHYLSGPLPPGTYSGPTQLIQPRAPGPTAMPVAPGPALYPAPAYTPELGLVPRSSPQHGVVSSPYVGVGPAPPVAGLPSAPPPQFSSPELTMVVRPATTTVDSIQAPIPSHTAPRPNPTTAPPQPRFPVPPPQSLPTPYTYPVGTKQPVPAQHHFSPGIPAGFPAPRIGPQPQPHPSRAFGPQPPQQPLPLQHPHLFPPQAPGLLPPQSPYSYAPQPGVLGQPPTPLHTQLYPGPAQDPLPAHSGALPFPSPGPPQPPHPPLAYGPAPSARPVGPQAAPLTIRGPSPAGQPTPSPHLVPSPAPSPGPGSVPPRPPAAEPPPCLRRGAAAADLLSSSPESQHGSTQPPGGGQPLLQPTKVDAAEGRRPQALRLIERDPYEHPERLRQLQQELEAFRGQLGDVGALDTVWRELQDAQEHDARGRSIAIARCYSLKNRHQDVMPYDSNRVVLRSGKDDYINASCVEGLSPYCPPLVATQAPLPGTAADFWLMVHEQKVSVIVMLVSEAEMEKQKVARYFPTERGQPMVHGALSLALSSVRSTETHVERVLSLQFRDQSLKRSLVHLHFPTWPELGLPDSPSNLLHFIQEVHAHYLHQRPLHTPIVVHCSSGVGRTGAFALLYAAVQEVEAGNGIPELPQLVRRMRQQRKHMLQEKLHLRFCYEAVVRHVEQVLQRHGVPPPCKPLASASISQKNHLPQDSQDLVLGGDVPISSIQATIAKLSIRPPGGLESPVASLPGPAEPPGLPPASLPESTPIPSSSPPPLSSPLPEAPQPKEEPPVPEAPSSGPPSSSLELLASLTPEAFSLDSSLRGKQRMSKQNFLQAHNGQGLRATQPSDDPLSLLDPLWTLNKT from the exons ttTGTCCTGAAGAATTATGGAGAGAACCCAGAAGCCTACAATGAAGAACTGAAGAAGCTGGAGTTGCTCAGACAG AATGCTGTCCGTGTCCCACGAGACTTTGAGGGCTGTAGTGTCCTCCGCAAGTACCTCGGCCAGCTTCATTACCTGCAGAGTCGGGTCCCCATGGGCTCGGGCCAGGAGGCCGCTGTCCCTGTCACCTG GACAGAGATCTTCTCAGGCAAGTCTGTGGCCCATGAGGACATCAAGTACGAGCAGGCCTGTATTCTCTACAACCTTG gagcactgcactccatgctgggGGCCATGGACAAGCGGGTGTCTGAGGAG GGCATGAAGGTCTCCTGTACCCACTTCCAGTGCGCAGCCGGCGCCTTCGCCTACCTGCGGGAGCACTTCCCTCAAGCCTACAGCGTCGACATGAGCCGCCAGATCCTTACTCTCAACGTCAACCTCATGCTG GGCCAGGCTCAGGAGTGCCTCCTGGAGAAGTCGATGTTGGACAACAGGAAGAGCTTTCTGGTGGCCCGCATCAGTGCACAG GTAGTAGATTACTACAAGGAGGCATGCCGGGCTTTGGAGAACCCCGACACTGCCTCACTGCTGGGCCGGATCCAGAAGGACTGGAAGAAGCTTGTGCAGATGAAGATCTACTACTTTGCAGCCGTGGCTCAT CTGCACATGGGAAAGCAGGCCGAGGAGCAGCAGAAGTTTGGGGAGCGG GTTGCGTACTTCCAGAGCGCCCTGGACAAGCTCAATGAAGCCATCAAGTTGGCCAAG GGCCAGCCTGACACGGTGCAAGACGCGCTTCGTTTCACTATGGATGTCATTGGGGGAAA GTTCAATTCTGCCAAGAAGGACAACGACTTCATCTACCATGAGGCTGTCCCAGCATTAGACACCCTTCAGCCTGTAAAAG GAGCCCCATTAGTGAAGCCCTTGCCAGTGAACCCCACAGACCCAGCTGTTACAGGCCCTGACATCTTTGCCAAACTGGTACCCATGGCTGCCCACGAGGCCTCGTCACTCTACAG TGAGGAGAAGGCCAAGCTGCTCCGGGAGATGATGGCCAAGATTGAGGACAAGAATGAGGTCCTGGA CCAATTCATGGATTCAATGCAGTTGGATCCCGAGACCGTGGACAACCTTGATGCCTACAGCCACATCCCACCCCAGCTCATGGAGAAATGTGCGGCCCTCAGCGTCCGGCCCGACACTGTCAGGAACCTTGTCCAGTCCATGCAAG TGCTGTCAGGTGTGTTCACGGATGTGGAGGCTTCCCTGAAGGACATCAGAGACCTGCTGGAGGAGGATGAGCTGCTAGAGCAGAAGTTTCAGGAGGCGGTGGGCCAGACGGGGGCCACCTCCGTCCCCTCCAAGGCTGAGCTGGCAGAGGTGAGGCGAGAATGGGCCAAGTACATGGAAGTCCACGAGAAGGCCTCCTTTACCAACAGTGAGCTGCACCGTGCCATGAACCTGCACGTCGGCAACCTGCGCCTGCTCAGCGGGCCACTTGACCAGGTCCGGGCTGCCCTGCCCACACCGGCCCTCACCCCAG AGGACAAGGCTGTGCTGCAGAACCTAAAGCGCATCCTGGCCAAGGTGCAGGAGATGCGGGACCAGCGTGTGTCCCTGGAGCAGCAGCTGCGTGAGCTTATCCAGAAAGATGACATCACTGCCTCACTGGTCACCACAGACCACTCAGAGATGAAG AAGCTGTTCGAGGAGCAGCTGAAAAAGTACGACCAGCTGAAGGTATACCTGGAGCAGAACCTGGCCGCCCAGGACCGTGTCCTCCGCGCACTGACAGAGGCCAACGTGCAGTACGCAGCCGTGCGGCGGGTACTCAGTGACCTGGACCAAAA GTGGAACTCCACGCTGCAGACCCTGGTGGCCTCGTATGAAGCCTATGAGGACCTGATGAAGAAGTCACAGGAGGGCAGGGACTTCTACGCAGACCTGGAGAGCAAGGTGGCTGCTCTGCTGGAGCGCACGCAGTCCACCTGCCAGGCCCGCGAGGCTGCCCGCCAGCAGCTCTTGGACAG GGAGCTGAAGAAGAAGCCGCCGCCACGGCCCACAGCCCCAAAGCCACTGCTGCCCCGCAGGGAGGAGAGTGAGGCAATGGAAGCAGGAGACCCCCCCGAGGAGCTGCGCAGCCTTCCCCCTGACATGGTGGCTGGCCCACGACTGCCCGACACCTTCCTGGGAACTGCCACCCCACTCCACTTTCCTCCCAGCCCCTTCCCCAGCTCCACAGGCCCAGGACCCCACTATCTCTCAGGCCCCTTGCCCCCTGGTACCTACTCAGGCCCCACCCAGCTGATACAGCCCAGGGCCCCAGGGCCCACTGCAATGCCCGTAGCACCTGGACCTGCCCTCTACCCAGCCCCTGCCTACACACCGGAGCTGGGCCTTGTGCCCCGATCCTCCCCCCAGCATGGCGTGGTGAGCAGTCCCTATGTGGGGGTAGGGCCGGCCCCACCAGTTGCAGGTCTGCCCTCCGCCCCACCTCCTCAATTCTCAAGCCCCGAGCTGACCATGGTGGTTCGGCCAGCCACCACCACAGTAGATAGCATCCAGGCGCCCATCCCCAGCCACACAGCCCCACGGCCAAACCCCACGACTGCTCCTCCCCAGCCCCGCTTCCCGGTGCCCCCACCACAGTCACTGCCCACACCTTACACCTACCCCGTAGGGACCAAGCAACCCGTCCCAGCCCAGCACCACTTCTCTCCTGGGATCCCTGCAGGTTTTCCAGCCCCGAGGATtgggccccagccccagccccatcctTCACGAGCATTTGGGCCTCAACCCCCACAGCAGCCCCTTCCACTCCAGCATCCGCACCTCTTCCCACCCCAGGCCCCAGGACTCCTACCCCCACAGTCCCCCTACTCCTATGCCCCTCAGCCTGGGGTTCTGGGGCAGCCGCCAACCCCCCTGCACACCCAGCTCTACCCAGGTCCTGCTCAAGACCCTCTGCCAGCCCACTCAGGGGCTCTGCCTTTCCCCAGCCCTGggccccctcagcctccccatcccCCCCTGGCATATGGTCCTGCCCCTTCTGCCAGACCCGTGGGCCCCCAGGCAGCCCCTCTTACCATCCGAGGGCCCTCGCCTGCTGGCCAGCCCACCCCCAGTCCCCACCTGGTGCCTTCACCTGCTCCATCTCCAGGGCCCGGTTCTGTGCCCCCTCGGCCCCCAGCAGCAGAACCACCCCCTTGCCTGCGCCGAGGCGCTGCAGCTGCAGACCTGCTCTCCTCCAGCCCGGAGAGCCAGCATGGCAGCACTCAGCCTCCTGGGGGTGGGCAGCCCCTGCTGCAGCCCACCAAGGTGGACGCAGCTGAGGGCCGTCGGCCGCAGGCCCTGCGGCTGATTGAGCGGGACCCCTATGAGCATCCTGAGAGGCTGCGGCAGTTGCAGCAGGAGCTGGAGGCCTTTCGGGGCCAGCTGGGGGATGTGGGGGCTCTGGACACTGTCTGGCGGGAACTGCAAGATGCGCAGGAACATGATGCCCGAGGCCGTTCCATCGCCATCGCCCGCTGCTACTCACTGAAAAACCGGCACCAGGATGTCATGCCGTACGACAGTAACCGTGTGGTACTGCGCTCAGGCAAGGATGACTACATCAATGCCAGCTGCGTGGAGGGGCTCTCCCCATACTGCCCGCCGCTAGTGGCCACCCAGGCCCCACTGCCCGGCACAGCTGCTGACTTCTGGCTCATGGTCCATGAGCAGAAAGTGTCAGTCATTGTCATGCTGGTTtctgaggctgagatggagaaG CAAAAAGTGGCACGCTACTTCCCCACCGAGAGGGGCCAGCCCATGGTGCACGGTGCCCTGAGCCTGGCATTGAGCAGCGTCCGCAGCACTGAAACGCATGTGGAACGTGTGCTGAGCCTGCAGTTCCGAGACCAGAGCCTCAAGCGCTCTCTCGTGCACCTCCACTTCCCCACTTGGCCTGAGTT AGGCCTGCCCGACAGCCCCAGCAACTTGCTGCACTTCATCCAGGAGGTGCACGCACATTACCTGCATCAGCGGCCGCTGCACACGCCCATCGTTGTGCATTGCAG CTCTGGTGTGGGCCGCACGGGAGCCTTTGCGCTGCTCTACGCAGCTgtgcaggaggtggaggctgggaaTGGAATCCCTGAGCTGCCTCAACTGGTGCGACGCATGCGGCAGCAGAGGAAGCACATGCTGCAGGAGAAG CTGCACCTCAGGTTCTGCTATGAGGCAGTGGTGAGACACGTGGAGCAGGTCCTGCAGCGCCATGGTGTGCCCCCTCCATGCAAACCCTTGGCCAGCGCAAGCATCAGCCAGAAG AACCACCTTCCTCAGGACTCCCAGGACCTGGTCCTCGGTGGGGATGTGCCCATCAGCTCCATCCAGGCCACCATTGCCAAGCTCAGCATCCGGCCTCCTGGGGGATTGGAGTCCCCAGTTGCCAGCTTGCCAGGCCCTGCAGAGCCCCCAGGCCTCCCGCCAGCCAGCCTCCCAGAGTCTACCCCAATCCCATCTTCCTCCCCGCCCCCCCTTTCCTCCCCGCTGCCTGAGGCTCCCCAGCCTAAGGAGGAGCCGCCAGTGCCTGAAGCCCCCAGCTCGGggcccccctcctcctccctggagCTGCTGGCCTCCTTGACCCCAGAGGCCTTCTCCCTGGATAGCTCCCTGCGGGGCAAGCAGCGGATGAGCAAGCAGAACTTTCTGCAGGCCCATAACGGGCAAGGGCTACGGGCCACCCAGCCCTCTGACGACCCCCTCAGCCTTCTGGATCCACTGTGGACACTCAACAAGACCTGA